A stretch of Faecalibacterium duncaniae DNA encodes these proteins:
- a CDS encoding sodium ion-translocating decarboxylase subunit beta has translation MTQFIDTLVGIFQSSGFARFGEPGGYLYAIMICVGCFLLYLAIVKEFEPLILLPMAFGMILANLPGSGIIHMQYFVGDGLEHPMWVEILNNGGLADMLYMGVKLGIYPPLIFLGIGTMTDFAPLISNPKSLLLGAAAQFGIFGTYMGARLLAATGIVDFTQKQSAAIAIIGGADGPTAIFVTSRLAPELLGSIAVAAYSYMALVPVIQPPIMKALTTKKERTVVMKQLRTVSKTERIIFPIMVTIIVSLIVPDAAVLVGMLMLGNLMKESGVVDRIQKTAGNELMNIITIFLALSVGCTTSANTFLNSRTLFIIVLGLIAFSFGTAAGVLCGKVMYALTGGQVNPLIGSAGVSAVPMAARVSQKVGQSENPSNFLLMHAMGPNVAGVIGSAVAAGILINIFG, from the coding sequence ATGACACAGTTTATCGATACTCTGGTCGGTATTTTCCAGAGTTCCGGCTTCGCACGGTTCGGTGAGCCGGGCGGCTACCTCTACGCGATTATGATCTGCGTGGGCTGCTTCCTGCTGTACCTGGCCATCGTGAAGGAATTTGAGCCTCTGATCCTGCTGCCCATGGCATTCGGCATGATCCTTGCCAACCTGCCCGGCAGCGGCATCATCCACATGCAGTACTTCGTTGGTGATGGTCTCGAGCACCCGATGTGGGTCGAGATCCTGAACAACGGCGGTCTGGCCGATATGCTTTATATGGGTGTCAAGCTGGGCATTTACCCTCCGCTGATCTTCCTGGGCATCGGCACCATGACCGACTTCGCCCCCCTGATCTCCAACCCCAAGAGCCTGCTGCTGGGCGCTGCCGCTCAGTTCGGTATCTTTGGTACTTACATGGGCGCTCGTCTGCTGGCTGCTACCGGCATTGTGGACTTCACCCAGAAGCAGTCCGCTGCAATCGCCATCATCGGCGGTGCAGACGGCCCCACCGCCATCTTCGTTACCTCCCGTCTGGCACCTGAGCTGCTGGGCAGCATTGCCGTTGCGGCGTACAGCTACATGGCTCTGGTGCCCGTGATCCAGCCGCCCATTATGAAGGCGCTTACCACCAAGAAAGAGCGTACGGTCGTAATGAAGCAGCTGCGCACCGTGTCCAAGACCGAGAGGATCATCTTCCCCATCATGGTCACCATCATTGTTTCTCTGATCGTTCCCGATGCAGCCGTTCTGGTCGGTATGCTGATGCTGGGCAACCTGATGAAGGAGTCCGGCGTTGTGGATCGTATCCAGAAGACTGCCGGCAATGAGCTGATGAACATCATCACCATTTTCCTGGCTCTGTCTGTTGGCTGCACCACCTCTGCAAACACCTTCCTGAACAGCCGCACCCTGTTCATCATCGTGCTGGGTCTGATCGCCTTCTCCTTTGGTACCGCTGCAGGCGTTCTGTGCGGCAAGGTGATGTACGCCCTGACCGGCGGTCAGGTCAACCCCCTGATCGGCTCCGCTGGTGTTTCCGCTGTTCCCATGGCCGCCCGTGTTTCTCAGAAGGTCGGCCAGAGCGAGAACCCCTCCAACTTCCTGCTGATGCACGCCATGGGCCCCAACGTCGCTGGCGTTATCGGTTCCGCAGTTGCTGCCGGTATCCTGATCAACATCTTCGGCTGA
- a CDS encoding OadG family protein produces the protein MNLGSDVVITITGIVLVFAILVLLMFIITLEGKIFDGMAAKKKAAKEPAAPKAAAKPAAPVQQAAPAPVVEEGIPGDVVAAIMAAIHAMGNGKYTLKAVRRAANGWSKAGVNDTTAPF, from the coding sequence ATGAATCTGGGTTCTGATGTGGTTATCACCATTACCGGTATCGTGCTGGTGTTTGCCATCCTCGTCCTGCTGATGTTCATCATCACGCTGGAAGGCAAGATCTTCGACGGTATGGCCGCCAAGAAGAAGGCAGCCAAGGAGCCTGCTGCTCCCAAGGCTGCCGCAAAGCCCGCTGCCCCCGTACAGCAGGCTGCTCCCGCCCCTGTGGTGGAGGAAGGCATTCCCGGCGATGTGGTTGCCGCAATTATGGCTGCCATCCACGCCATGGGCAATGGCAAGTACACCCTGAAGGCCGTGCGCCGTGCTGCAAATGGCTGGAGCAAGGCTGGTGTCAACGACACCACCGCACCTTTTTAA
- a CDS encoding rod shape-determining protein: MAQNDIGIDLGTTTIIIAQAGQGVVLNQPSVVAMDTRKNSVLEVGDKALAMVGRTPNYISAIFPLKDGVISDHTMTRELICRFVNQVYSSHMVKPRVAVCVPAAITGIESDAVVEAVMAAGARQVYLIDEPIAAALGSGIDITQPDGRMIIDIGGGTTDIAVLSLGGKVKATSVRVAGNHYDDEILKHVRNKFSIAIGQRTAEQLKKNVACCPQKADFDETMEVKGRSLLTGLPIKVNVSTSDLYEPVMMLSEQIGTAAHQVLEKTPPELAGDIFRNGVVLTGGGAQLHGLPEYLSQELKVDVTVSPDPVNCVALGTAMSLGLNDKLETGFLDATPRMGRR, encoded by the coding sequence ATGGCACAGAATGACATCGGCATCGATCTGGGCACAACGACCATTATCATTGCACAGGCAGGGCAGGGGGTCGTGCTCAACCAGCCCAGCGTGGTGGCAATGGATACCCGCAAGAACTCCGTGCTGGAGGTGGGCGACAAGGCCCTGGCCATGGTAGGCCGCACCCCCAACTATATTTCCGCCATTTTCCCGCTGAAGGACGGTGTCATCAGCGACCACACCATGACCCGGGAGCTGATCTGCCGGTTTGTGAATCAGGTGTACAGCTCCCACATGGTCAAGCCCCGGGTGGCTGTCTGCGTGCCCGCTGCCATCACCGGCATTGAGAGTGATGCCGTGGTGGAGGCCGTGATGGCCGCCGGTGCCCGTCAGGTCTACCTGATCGATGAGCCCATTGCCGCTGCACTGGGTTCCGGCATCGACATCACCCAGCCCGATGGCCGGATGATCATTGATATCGGCGGCGGCACCACCGATATCGCTGTCCTGTCTCTGGGCGGTAAGGTCAAGGCCACCAGTGTCCGTGTGGCGGGCAACCACTATGATGACGAGATCCTGAAGCATGTCCGCAACAAGTTCAGCATTGCCATCGGTCAGCGTACCGCAGAGCAGCTGAAAAAGAATGTCGCCTGCTGCCCCCAGAAGGCTGATTTTGACGAGACGATGGAGGTCAAGGGCCGCAGCCTGCTGACCGGCCTGCCAATCAAGGTGAATGTTTCCACCAGCGACCTCTACGAGCCTGTGATGATGCTGAGTGAGCAGATCGGCACTGCCGCCCATCAGGTGCTGGAAAAGACCCCGCCCGAGCTGGCAGGCGATATCTTCCGCAATGGTGTGGTGCTGACCGGCGGCGGCGCACAGCTGCACGGCCTGCCCGAATACCTGAGCCAGGAGCTCAAGGTGGATGTGACCGTCTCGCCCGATCCCGTGAACTGCGTGGCATTGGGCACTGCCATGAGCCTGGGTCTGAACGATAAGCTGGAGACCGGCTTCCTGGATGCGACCCCCCGCATGGGCCGCCGTTAA
- the recD2 gene encoding SF1B family DNA helicase RecD2: MELEQIEGTVEDIIYENPDNGYTVFEISGGGTVTVVCGIVGELHAGESVVCRGKYENHATYGRQFHAQECETDMPKDLEAVYAFLASGSLPYIGARTANKIIDKFGAAALEVIANDPAQLTLIPGISADKADRIQQEFKRMFGMRELIAYLAQFEISPRRAMEVFRVFGPSAMQAISQNPYLLCGEPLQLDFRHADSIAQYYHMEGDCTQRLEAALLRTLRHNAGNGHTCLPRTQLLDTASHFIQQPPEKLARALDHCIETGQLGVKMLEAVPYIYLPDLLEAEQAIADRLALLAKREKQTVRDLDKNIQVLELTQGFAYAPLQREAIRKAMTENCLVLTGGPGTGKTTTVNAILQLLEHQADRVALCAPTGRAAKRLSELTGRKASTIHRLLEVDYSGGVVSFIHNDKNLLKCDVVILDEMSMVDVKLFQALIAALRYSCRIIMVGDADQLPSVGPGNILGEVIRSGLVPTVCLNEIFRQAKRSLIVENAHHIISSEPLQKGGKADDFFFLESDGDAAQKLVCDLVTTRLPRSYGFDPVRDIQVLCPTKLGPTGTQALNVELQNLLNPEQKGKPQLQSASRVFRVGDKVMQVRNNYEIVWNRIGGEQGVGAYNGDIGIVESINMRDRSMVVRMDDRRLLYPAENLNELEIAYAITVHKSQGSEFPAVVLPVAQVPPRLCYRNLFYTGVTRARKLCIVAGRRDVVNRMMSNVRQNLRYSGLCELLKENLPPEQMAAE, encoded by the coding sequence ATGGAGCTGGAACAGATCGAGGGAACGGTGGAGGACATTATCTACGAGAACCCGGACAACGGCTACACGGTGTTTGAAATTTCCGGCGGCGGCACGGTCACCGTGGTGTGCGGGATCGTGGGCGAGCTCCATGCGGGCGAGAGCGTGGTCTGCCGCGGTAAATATGAGAACCACGCCACCTATGGCCGCCAGTTCCACGCCCAGGAGTGCGAGACCGATATGCCGAAGGATCTGGAAGCGGTGTACGCCTTCCTTGCCAGCGGCTCCCTGCCTTATATCGGGGCGCGCACGGCCAATAAGATCATCGACAAATTCGGCGCGGCGGCGCTGGAGGTGATCGCCAACGACCCCGCCCAGCTCACCCTGATCCCCGGCATCTCGGCGGACAAGGCCGACCGCATCCAGCAGGAGTTCAAGCGGATGTTCGGAATGCGGGAACTGATCGCCTATCTGGCGCAGTTCGAGATCAGCCCCCGCCGCGCCATGGAGGTGTTCCGCGTCTTTGGCCCCAGTGCCATGCAGGCCATCTCCCAGAACCCTTATCTGCTCTGTGGGGAACCCCTGCAGCTGGATTTCCGCCATGCCGACAGCATTGCACAGTATTACCACATGGAAGGGGACTGCACCCAGCGGCTGGAAGCAGCGCTTCTCCGCACCCTGCGCCATAACGCGGGCAACGGTCACACCTGCCTGCCCCGTACGCAGCTGCTGGACACGGCATCCCACTTCATCCAGCAGCCGCCCGAAAAGCTGGCCCGTGCGCTGGACCACTGCATTGAGACCGGGCAGCTTGGCGTAAAGATGCTGGAGGCGGTGCCGTATATCTATCTGCCTGACCTGCTGGAAGCAGAACAGGCCATTGCCGACCGGCTGGCCCTGCTGGCGAAGCGGGAAAAGCAGACGGTGCGGGACCTTGATAAAAACATCCAGGTGCTGGAGCTGACCCAGGGGTTTGCCTATGCGCCCCTGCAGCGGGAAGCCATCCGCAAGGCCATGACCGAAAACTGCCTTGTGCTGACCGGCGGCCCCGGCACCGGTAAGACCACTACGGTCAACGCCATCCTGCAGCTGCTGGAGCATCAGGCAGACCGGGTGGCGCTTTGTGCCCCCACGGGCCGTGCGGCCAAACGGCTGAGTGAACTGACCGGCCGCAAGGCCTCTACCATCCACCGCCTGCTGGAGGTGGACTACTCCGGCGGCGTGGTCAGCTTCATCCACAATGACAAGAACCTGCTCAAATGCGATGTGGTCATTCTGGATGAGATGAGTATGGTGGATGTGAAGCTGTTTCAGGCGCTCATTGCAGCCCTGCGGTACAGCTGCCGCATTATTATGGTGGGCGATGCCGACCAGCTGCCCAGCGTGGGGCCCGGCAACATTCTGGGCGAGGTCATCCGCTCCGGGCTGGTGCCCACCGTCTGCCTGAACGAGATCTTCCGGCAGGCTAAACGCAGCCTTATTGTGGAGAACGCCCACCACATCATCAGCAGTGAGCCGCTGCAGAAGGGCGGTAAGGCAGACGATTTCTTCTTTCTGGAATCGGACGGCGATGCGGCACAGAAACTGGTGTGCGATCTTGTCACCACCCGTCTGCCCCGGAGCTATGGGTTTGACCCTGTCCGGGATATCCAGGTGCTCTGCCCCACCAAGCTGGGACCCACCGGTACCCAGGCGCTGAATGTGGAGCTGCAGAACCTGCTCAACCCGGAGCAGAAGGGCAAACCCCAGCTCCAAAGCGCCTCACGGGTGTTCCGGGTGGGCGATAAGGTGATGCAGGTGCGGAACAACTACGAGATCGTCTGGAACCGCATTGGCGGGGAGCAGGGCGTGGGAGCCTATAACGGTGATATCGGCATTGTGGAATCCATCAACATGCGCGACCGCTCCATGGTGGTGCGGATGGATGACCGCCGCCTGCTCTACCCGGCGGAAAACCTGAACGAGCTGGAGATCGCCTACGCCATCACGGTGCACAAGAGCCAGGGCAGCGAGTTCCCGGCGGTGGTGCTGCCGGTGGCGCAGGTGCCGCCAAGGCTCTGCTACCGCAACCTCTTCTACACCGGCGTGACCCGCGCCCGCAAATTGTGCATCGTGGCCGGGCGGCGGGATGTGGTGAACCGGATGATGTCCAATGTCCGGCAGAACCTGCGGTACAGCGGCCTGTGCGAATTGCTGAAAGAGAATCTGCCGCCGGAACAGATGGCGGCGGAATAA
- a CDS encoding MATE family efflux transporter, translating to MTKDMTQGSPLKLILAFAVPLMLGSLFQQFYNLADTIIVGRFVGVEALAAVGSVGGLNYLVLGFVNGIACGFSIPISWTFGAKDYVEMRRYTANAVWLSVFFAAVLTVVTVAMTRSILVWTNTPDNIIDLADIYIRTIFIGIPFTLLYNMTSALMRALGDSKRPLYFLLVASFLNIGLDLLCIITFKMGVFGAAFATVFSQAVAGLGSLWYILKHYNELRWNKEESRLSRQHCVKLCGMGIPMGLQCSITAIGSVVLQGAVNGLGSDIVAAQTAGGKAAQFLSVPLESIGTAMTTYASQNMGAHDLNRVNKGVNTALGIGCVYSVASFLILRVLDKALIGLFLESSQTEIMANAQSFIFWNSVFYIPLAVLIIYRYTIQGLGYSSLAMFAGVAEMIARAMVGFLFVPLWGYFAACIANPVAWFFACFFLIPAYIVVFRKLKQEKARPHANL from the coding sequence ATGACGAAAGATATGACGCAGGGCAGCCCGCTCAAGCTGATTCTTGCCTTTGCGGTGCCGCTGATGCTGGGCAGCCTGTTCCAGCAGTTCTATAATCTGGCAGATACCATCATCGTGGGCCGCTTTGTGGGCGTGGAAGCCCTGGCGGCAGTCGGCAGTGTGGGCGGTCTGAACTATCTGGTGCTGGGCTTTGTCAATGGCATTGCCTGCGGCTTCTCCATCCCCATCTCGTGGACATTCGGGGCAAAAGACTATGTGGAGATGCGCCGCTACACCGCCAATGCCGTCTGGCTGAGTGTCTTTTTTGCCGCAGTGCTTACCGTGGTCACAGTGGCCATGACCCGTTCCATTCTGGTCTGGACCAATACCCCGGACAACATCATTGATCTGGCGGACATCTACATCCGCACCATCTTTATCGGCATCCCGTTTACGCTGCTGTACAACATGACCAGCGCCCTGATGCGCGCTCTGGGCGACAGCAAGCGGCCCCTGTACTTCCTGCTGGTGGCAAGCTTTCTGAACATCGGGCTGGATCTGCTCTGTATCATCACCTTTAAGATGGGTGTGTTCGGTGCGGCGTTCGCCACCGTGTTCAGCCAGGCAGTGGCCGGTCTGGGCAGCCTGTGGTACATCCTCAAGCATTATAATGAGCTACGCTGGAACAAAGAAGAAAGCCGCCTGAGCAGACAGCACTGTGTCAAGCTGTGCGGCATGGGCATCCCCATGGGTCTGCAGTGCAGCATCACGGCCATCGGTTCCGTTGTGCTGCAGGGTGCAGTCAATGGTCTGGGCAGTGACATCGTGGCAGCACAGACTGCAGGTGGCAAGGCGGCACAGTTCCTGTCCGTCCCGCTGGAGAGTATTGGCACGGCCATGACCACCTACGCCAGCCAGAACATGGGTGCCCACGACCTGAACCGTGTGAACAAGGGCGTGAACACTGCCCTGGGCATCGGCTGTGTGTACAGTGTGGCATCCTTCCTGATCCTGCGCGTGCTGGATAAGGCGTTGATCGGCCTGTTCCTTGAGAGCAGCCAGACCGAGATCATGGCCAACGCCCAGAGCTTCATCTTCTGGAACAGCGTGTTCTATATCCCGCTGGCGGTCCTTATCATTTACCGCTACACCATTCAGGGTCTGGGTTATTCCAGCCTGGCCATGTTTGCCGGTGTGGCAGAGATGATCGCCCGTGCTATGGTGGGTTTTCTGTTCGTGCCGCTGTGGGGCTATTTTGCCGCCTGCATTGCAAACCCGGTGGCCTGGTTCTTTGCCTGCTTCTTCCTGATCCCTGCATATATCGTTGTGTTCCGGAAGCTGAAACAGGAAAAAGCAAGACCGCACGCAAACCTGTAA
- a CDS encoding Fic/DOC family protein, with the protein MPYTIEAAQDGCYPGTTVLVNKFDLHTQKELNAVESVLVTAKTIQWSENPRCAAFDFEHYKAIHRHLFGELYDWAGQVRMVNLSKKGTQFCPVEEIPRVSAAIFKRLAQNNLLCGLARNDFIAALVDLYQRTNELHPFREGNGRTQRVFLSQLAENAGYDLDFTAVDPDELMIATIYAAQGIEAPLQQAFEKIVQNEE; encoded by the coding sequence ATGCCTTATACCATCGAAGCGGCTCAGGACGGCTGCTATCCGGGAACGACAGTCCTGGTCAATAAATTTGATCTGCATACGCAAAAAGAGCTGAATGCAGTAGAATCGGTTCTGGTTACGGCCAAAACGATACAATGGTCAGAGAACCCCCGATGTGCAGCATTTGATTTTGAGCACTATAAAGCAATCCATCGACATTTATTCGGTGAGTTGTATGATTGGGCGGGACAGGTACGGATGGTCAACCTGTCCAAAAAAGGAACGCAGTTCTGCCCGGTGGAGGAAATCCCACGGGTGAGTGCGGCGATTTTTAAGCGTCTTGCGCAGAATAATCTTCTTTGTGGGCTTGCAAGGAATGATTTTATCGCTGCATTAGTGGATCTTTATCAACGAACCAACGAGCTACACCCGTTTCGGGAGGGCAATGGGCGAACACAGCGCGTCTTTTTGTCACAGTTGGCAGAAAATGCGGGGTATGATTTGGATTTCACTGCGGTAGATCCGGACGAGTTGATGATCGCAACGATTTATGCGGCGCAGGGAATCGAAGCGCCGCTGCAACAGGCATTTGAGAAAATCGTCCAAAATGAAGAATGA
- a CDS encoding antitoxin VbhA family protein, producing MTVARKRALANAVASARMEGLEISEQEKRDCLRYLDGKIDTATLVREALKRQKKQELSRR from the coding sequence ATGACAGTAGCACGGAAACGAGCACTTGCAAACGCAGTGGCATCGGCCCGGATGGAGGGGCTGGAGATCTCAGAGCAGGAAAAGAGAGACTGCCTGCGCTATCTGGATGGAAAAATCGATACTGCAACCCTTGTAAGAGAAGCATTGAAACGTCAGAAAAAGCAGGAGCTGTCCCGGAGGTGA
- a CDS encoding amino acid ABC transporter ATP-binding protein: protein MALLEASGIGKNFGETHVLKDISLDLEQGEALAIIGSSGSGKTTLLRCLNFLERPDTGIIKVNGETMWDAADPATQKESEIRKKRLHFGLVFQNFNLFPQYTALQNVMLAGELLAKERPEYQANKKAIHAELEQQARELLAQMGLSERAGHYPHQLSGGQQQRVAIARALALHPDILCFDEPTSALDPELTGEVLKVLRDLADRKTTMIIVTHEMHFARDVADRILFMDGGVVVEEGPAKQLIDHPREERTRQFLAHYSE, encoded by the coding sequence ATGGCGTTGCTCGAAGCTTCCGGTATCGGGAAAAATTTTGGCGAGACCCATGTGTTGAAGGACATCTCCCTGGATCTGGAGCAGGGTGAAGCACTGGCAATCATCGGCTCGTCCGGTTCCGGCAAAACAACTCTGCTGCGCTGCCTGAATTTTCTGGAACGGCCTGACACGGGTATTATCAAGGTGAACGGCGAGACCATGTGGGATGCCGCCGACCCTGCCACCCAGAAGGAAAGTGAGATCCGCAAAAAGCGGCTCCATTTCGGTCTGGTGTTCCAGAACTTCAACCTGTTCCCGCAGTACACGGCCTTGCAGAACGTGATGCTGGCAGGGGAACTGCTGGCAAAGGAACGTCCGGAATATCAGGCAAACAAAAAGGCCATCCACGCGGAGCTGGAACAGCAGGCGAGAGAACTGCTGGCGCAGATGGGCCTTTCGGAGCGGGCCGGCCACTACCCGCATCAGCTCTCCGGCGGCCAGCAGCAGCGTGTGGCCATTGCCCGCGCACTGGCGCTTCACCCGGATATCCTCTGCTTTGATGAGCCCACCAGCGCCCTTGACCCGGAGCTGACCGGCGAGGTGCTGAAGGTCCTGCGTGATCTTGCTGACCGCAAGACCACGATGATCATTGTCACCCATGAGATGCACTTTGCCCGCGATGTGGCCGACCGCATCCTGTTCATGGATGGCGGCGTGGTCGTGGAGGAGGGCCCGGCCAAACAGCTCATCGACCACCCCCGGGAAGAGCGTACCAGACAGTTCCTCGCACATTATTCAGAATGA
- a CDS encoding amino acid ABC transporter permease: MRLSGAFLLNCELFALTLLFALPLGLVVSFGSMSRCKPLAGLVKTFVWIIRGTPLMLQIIVIYLGPGLLGMNNPWPSGSGGRMVAAVVAFAINYACYFSEIYRGGIEAVPKGQTEAGQVLGMTKTQIFFKVTLLQVVKRILPPMGNEIITLVKDTSLANTIANKEIIMMAKEYSAKGLIWPLFSTALFFLVFVGALTILFNWAEKKLDYFRC; the protein is encoded by the coding sequence ATGCGCCTGTCCGGCGCGTTCCTGCTCAATTGTGAGCTCTTTGCCCTGACACTGCTGTTTGCGCTGCCGCTGGGGCTGGTGGTCTCGTTTGGCTCCATGAGCCGCTGCAAGCCGCTGGCCGGGCTGGTCAAGACCTTTGTCTGGATCATCCGCGGCACCCCGCTGATGCTGCAGATCATTGTGATCTATCTGGGCCCCGGCCTGCTGGGCATGAACAACCCCTGGCCTTCTGGCTCCGGCGGACGGATGGTGGCGGCGGTGGTGGCTTTTGCCATCAACTATGCCTGCTATTTTTCTGAGATCTACCGCGGCGGCATTGAAGCAGTGCCCAAGGGGCAGACTGAGGCCGGGCAGGTGCTTGGCATGACCAAAACACAGATCTTTTTCAAGGTGACCTTGCTTCAGGTCGTCAAGCGCATCCTGCCCCCCATGGGCAACGAGATCATCACGCTGGTCAAGGATACCTCGCTGGCAAACACCATTGCCAACAAGGAAATCATTATGATGGCCAAGGAGTATAGCGCAAAGGGCCTGATCTGGCCGCTGTTCTCCACCGCGCTCTTCTTCCTGGTGTTTGTGGGCGCACTGACCATCCTGTTCAACTGGGCTGAAAAAAAGCTCGATTATTTCCGCTGCTAA
- a CDS encoding transporter substrate-binding domain-containing protein, translating to MKRLVSAFLAGAMALSLAACGGAASTSTAASASASASGSAAVSQTAGSDLDYIKGKGKLVIGYTVYEPMNYTDADGNFTGFDTELATAVCEKLGVEPEFVEINWDTKVVELDAKSIDCIWNGMTLTDDIMQNAATTKAYAKNAQVVVVKDGTDYTSTADLVGKTVVAEAGSAGEAAIEGDENLAQADYVSKSVQTDCLMEVAAGTADAAVLDLTLANAMIGEGTDYADLKIVDELNAEEYGVAFRKGSDAAAAVDEAFDALKADGTMQALADKYDLALAD from the coding sequence ATGAAACGTCTTGTATCCGCATTTCTGGCCGGTGCCATGGCACTGAGCCTTGCCGCCTGCGGCGGTGCCGCTTCCACTTCCACTGCCGCATCTGCTTCGGCCTCTGCTTCCGGCAGTGCCGCCGTTTCCCAGACTGCAGGCAGCGACCTGGATTACATCAAGGGCAAGGGCAAGCTGGTCATTGGCTACACTGTTTACGAGCCCATGAACTACACCGATGCCGATGGCAACTTCACCGGTTTTGATACCGAGCTGGCAACTGCTGTCTGCGAAAAGCTGGGTGTGGAGCCGGAGTTTGTGGAGATCAACTGGGATACCAAGGTCGTGGAGCTGGATGCCAAGAGCATCGACTGCATCTGGAACGGCATGACCCTGACCGATGACATCATGCAGAACGCCGCTACCACCAAGGCTTATGCAAAGAATGCACAGGTGGTCGTTGTGAAAGATGGCACCGATTATACCTCTACCGCTGACCTGGTGGGTAAGACCGTGGTCGCCGAGGCTGGTTCCGCTGGTGAGGCCGCCATTGAGGGGGACGAGAACCTGGCACAGGCTGATTACGTTTCCAAGAGCGTTCAGACCGACTGCCTGATGGAAGTTGCCGCAGGCACTGCCGATGCCGCTGTACTTGACCTGACCCTGGCCAACGCCATGATCGGTGAGGGCACTGACTATGCCGACCTGAAGATCGTGGACGAGCTGAACGCCGAGGAGTACGGCGTGGCATTCCGCAAGGGCAGTGATGCTGCCGCCGCTGTGGATGAGGCCTTTGATGCACTGAAGGCCGATGGCACCATGCAGGCACTGGCCGATAAGTACGATCTGGCACTGGCTGACTGA
- a CDS encoding helix-turn-helix transcriptional regulator produces MSELVDRIEQAIKEKGSNFKRVERECGLGNGTIKRWGEQSPRLDKLVLVSEYLQISLDYLVFGRSCSETAQENDRNAAFEHLKQEQGLTCDGSPLEDEEADLIAMYRLLPEEQQEDIFDLVHLKYRKHVERKKESIYWTYHNGSSATKSGPAEDAEAQGGTA; encoded by the coding sequence ATGTCCGAATTAGTTGATAGAATTGAACAGGCCATAAAGGAAAAGGGCAGTAATTTCAAGCGCGTCGAGCGTGAGTGTGGTCTCGGAAATGGTACTATAAAGCGGTGGGGTGAACAGAGCCCCCGCCTCGACAAGCTCGTCCTTGTCTCCGAATATCTACAAATCTCTCTGGACTATCTCGTCTTTGGGCGTAGCTGTTCGGAGACTGCACAGGAGAATGACCGCAATGCGGCTTTCGAGCACCTCAAGCAAGAACAAGGTCTGACCTGCGACGGTTCGCCGTTGGAGGACGAGGAGGCTGATCTGATCGCCATGTATCGCCTCTTGCCGGAGGAGCAACAGGAGGACATTTTTGACCTCGTTCATCTCAAATATCGAAAGCACGTCGAACGGAAAAAAGAGTCTATTTACTGGACGTATCACAACGGCAGCTCCGCAACAAAAAGCGGCCCCGCCGAGGACGCTGAAGCCCAAGGTGGAACCGCTTGA
- a CDS encoding DUF6906 family protein gives MRRGKKPTRKQKIRLGQAGLAPENWLVVKQKANGELIILNKYHDTIRVIPPLAG, from the coding sequence ATGAGACGCGGCAAGAAGCCCACCCGCAAGCAGAAGATCCGGCTCGGGCAAGCGGGCCTCGCCCCGGAGAACTGGCTGGTCGTGAAGCAGAAAGCAAACGGCGAGCTAATCATTCTGAACAAGTACCACGACACGATCCGCGTCATCCCGCCACTGGCCGGATGA
- a CDS encoding helix-turn-helix domain-containing protein: MRGPKKRLTPFGKMVVKALADRDMSRAELAATVGTSPQYMSYILNGTRSGEKYLPAIIAALALDPKKAERAIAA, translated from the coding sequence ATGAGAGGCCCGAAGAAACGGCTGACGCCGTTCGGGAAGATGGTGGTGAAGGCGCTGGCTGACCGGGATATGAGCCGGGCGGAGCTGGCGGCCACGGTAGGCACAAGCCCGCAGTACATGAGCTACATCCTGAACGGGACACGCTCGGGTGAGAAGTACCTCCCGGCGATCATCGCCGCCCTCGCGCTCGACCCGAAGAAGGCGGAGCGGGCGATCGCGGCATGA